A window from Mya arenaria isolate MELC-2E11 chromosome 9, ASM2691426v1 encodes these proteins:
- the LOC128203785 gene encoding zinc finger protein 844-like, producing MVQRQDSRHLKLSQQDRRTLAWTQTPSRRQILPAYPNSAVYADKRMTTCKSCGRCFADADDLNKHVALNHTGSKPAMCHICGQRFGSERHLASHFRLHKEPRLQEFSYLRRRQNRDPTSETQTSSDTTVGSFNRIPKAMKGYASDPSFDFQSFGTHQTFRPSEEKNSKLKLLSEMFEDPETPRVKTRDENVKFRDDGVKPNIEKLPKLSSNIGSLVSKTTRLPFGNASVKTASRLSLPKFDAGGISVIDSVMGPAQVIKTNKKSHFVEDAEEEFIKHRMEEVSLAGRTPTPKSFRSISGIERYKKPTYLNNNEFWDNESHVTGKQTVRSPVSGYDPYVREDASTKSWQGKSVRSFPR from the exons ATGGTGCAGCGTCAGGATTCCCGCCACCTCAAGCTGTCCCAACAAGACAGACGGACGCTCGCGTGGACACAAACTCCCAGTAGGCGACAAATCCTTCCCGCCTACCCAAACTCTGCTGTGTATGCAGACAAGCGCATGACAACTTGTAAATCATGCGGAAGATGTTTCGCAGACGCTGACGACTTGAACAAGCACGTGGCGCTCAATCATACTG GTTCTAAACCCGCCATGTGTCACATCTGTGGACAGAGGTTCGGCAGTGAACGTCATTTGGCCTCCCACTTCCGATTGCATAAGGAACCCCGGCTTCAAGAGTTCAGCTATCTCCGCCGACGGCAAAATCGAGACCCAACGAGCGAAACACAGACGTCATCAGATACAACGGTCGGTAGTTTTAATCGGATACCCAAAGCTATGAAGGGCTACGCGTCCGATCCGTCCTTTGATTTCCAGTCGTTTGGCACACATCAGACATTTCGTCCGAGTGAGGAGAAGAATTCTAAATTGAAATTGCTTAGTGAAATGTTCGAAGATCCCGAAACGCCTCGAGTTAAAACAAGAGacgaaaatgttaaatttagagaCGATGGTGTTAAACCGAACATTGAAAAGCTACCAAAGTTGTCTTCTAATATCGGTTCTTTAGTGAGCAAAACCACTCGACTGCCATTTGGCAACGCAAGCGTGAAAACAGCGTCTAGATTAAGCCTACCGAAGTTTGATGCTGGGGGTATCTCTGTGATAGACTCCGTAATGGGACCAGCACAagtcataaaaacaaataagaaatcTCATTTCGTTGAAGATGCAGAAGAAGAGTTTATTAAGCATAGGATGGAGGAAGTCTCACTTGCTGGTAGAACGCCAACTCCGAAGTCTTTCCGATCTATTTCTGGAATCGAAAGGTATAAAAAGCCGacatatttgaataacaatGAATTCTGGGACAACGAAAGTCACGTGACCGGAAAACAGACTGTTCGTTCCCCGGTTTCCGGTTATGATCCGTATGTTCGTGAAGACGCGAGTACCAAAAGCTGGCAAGGAAAGTCTGTGCGGTCCTTCCCAAGATGA